From a region of the Kaistia sp. 32K genome:
- a CDS encoding ABC transporter ATP-binding protein, with protein MTRFRFPRFRIRWRTGAFAEVLGFTFAHWRKQPWLIAGLAAAMLTATMADVLLPLYAGRLVDAIATDGGDRDAALSAALSAFGALMALGVGMMALRHLAFLGIIRLTLNMMTAIAADAFHRVQRFSTNWHANSFAGSTVRKITRGMWALDLLNDTLLLALLPSLAMLVGTTILLGSYWPVMGLIVATGSILYIGMTVALSLGYVAPAASLANQWDTKLGGALADAVSCNAVVKAFGAEDREDARLSRVVAKWRSRTSRTWIRGTNNGTAQGVLLVLLRGAIIGTVLILWWHGQATAGDVTFVLTSYFLLQGYLRDVGVHIRNLQRSVNDMEELVALHAQPLGIEDRPGAKAMRIGAGEIRFDDVTFHYAGHETPLYKDFDVTIQAGEKVGLVGHSGSGKTTFVKLIQRLYDVTDGRIVIDGQDIAHVTQSSLRGEIAIVQQEPILFHRSLAENIAYARPGASLAEIIAAAKLANAHDFIERLPQGYQTLVGERGVKLSGGERQRVALARAFLADAPILILDEATSSLDSESEALIQEAMERLMEGRTAIIIAHRLSTVRALDRLLVFDRGRIAEEGTHEQLVRLDNGIYRKLFERQALDLAKGLAAA; from the coding sequence ATGACTCGATTCAGATTTCCCCGCTTCCGCATCCGATGGCGCACCGGCGCCTTCGCCGAGGTTCTCGGATTCACCTTCGCGCATTGGCGCAAGCAGCCCTGGCTGATCGCCGGCCTCGCGGCCGCCATGCTGACGGCGACGATGGCCGACGTGCTGCTGCCGCTTTATGCCGGCCGGCTCGTCGACGCCATCGCCACCGACGGCGGCGACCGCGACGCGGCGCTTTCCGCCGCGCTCTCGGCCTTCGGCGCGCTGATGGCGCTCGGCGTCGGCATGATGGCGCTGCGCCATCTGGCTTTCCTCGGCATCATCCGGCTGACGCTCAACATGATGACGGCGATCGCGGCCGATGCCTTCCACCGGGTGCAGCGCTTCTCCACCAACTGGCACGCCAATTCCTTCGCCGGCTCGACCGTGCGCAAGATCACGCGCGGCATGTGGGCGCTCGACCTTCTGAACGACACGCTGCTGCTGGCACTGCTGCCTTCGCTGGCCATGCTGGTCGGCACGACCATCCTGCTCGGCTCCTACTGGCCGGTGATGGGGCTGATCGTCGCCACCGGCTCGATCCTCTACATCGGCATGACGGTGGCGCTGTCGCTCGGCTATGTCGCGCCGGCGGCGAGCCTCGCCAACCAGTGGGACACCAAGCTCGGCGGCGCGCTCGCCGACGCCGTGTCGTGCAACGCCGTCGTCAAGGCGTTCGGCGCCGAGGATCGCGAGGATGCGCGGCTTTCGCGCGTCGTCGCCAAATGGCGCTCGCGCACGTCCCGCACCTGGATCCGCGGCACCAACAACGGCACGGCGCAGGGCGTCCTGCTGGTGCTGCTGCGCGGCGCGATCATCGGCACTGTGCTGATCCTCTGGTGGCATGGCCAGGCGACGGCCGGCGACGTCACCTTCGTGCTGACCTCCTACTTCCTCCTGCAGGGCTATCTGCGCGACGTCGGCGTGCATATCCGCAACCTGCAGCGCTCGGTGAACGACATGGAGGAGCTCGTCGCTCTGCATGCGCAGCCGCTCGGCATCGAGGACAGGCCCGGCGCCAAGGCGATGCGCATCGGCGCCGGCGAGATCCGCTTCGACGACGTCACCTTCCACTATGCCGGCCATGAAACGCCGCTCTACAAGGACTTCGACGTCACCATCCAAGCGGGCGAGAAGGTCGGACTTGTCGGCCATTCCGGCTCGGGCAAGACGACCTTCGTCAAGCTGATTCAGCGTCTCTATGACGTCACCGACGGCCGCATCGTGATCGACGGGCAGGACATCGCCCATGTCACGCAGTCGTCGCTGCGCGGCGAGATCGCGATCGTGCAGCAGGAGCCGATCCTGTTCCACCGCTCGCTGGCGGAGAACATCGCCTATGCCCGGCCGGGCGCGTCGCTGGCCGAGATCATCGCGGCGGCGAAGCTCGCCAACGCGCATGATTTCATCGAGCGGCTGCCGCAGGGCTACCAGACGCTGGTCGGCGAGCGCGGCGTCAAGCTCTCGGGCGGCGAACGCCAGCGCGTGGCGCTCGCCCGCGCCTTCCTGGCCGACGCGCCGATCCTGATCCTCGACGAGGCGACGTCCAGCCTCGATTCGGAATCGGAGGCGCTGATCCAGGAGGCGATGGAGCGGCTGATGGAAGGGCGCACGGCGATCATCATCGCCCACCGCCTGTCGACGGTGCGGGCGCTCGACCGGCTGTTGGTCTTCGATCGCGGCCGGATCGCCGAGGAGGGGACGCACGAGCAGCTCGTGCGCCTCGACAACGGCATCTACCGCAAGCTGTTCGAGCGGCAGGCGCTGGACCTCGCCAAAGGCCTCGCGGCCGCCTGA
- a CDS encoding alpha/beta fold hydrolase produces MSVSTKLATLLGTVVLAIATMQPARAEEGVGVRQITAPSEQRGTNLDVTVWYPAQPGGESVTLGDSPLFAGASAMRDAPITAGKYPLILLSHGAGLAGNPQALSWLAAPLAKHGFIVAAPAHPGNSGPNRSARETMKLWLRPSDLSETLNALEGATAFREHLIPGDVGMLGLSMGGTTAFAIAGARLDEKLLASYCDTDRLNASLCGWIRQSGVDLHAMDLKPAGRDNRDERIRFAMAIDPAPADVFAFESFADISIPMEIVNLGRPENIPATAQASGIARAIPHADYRLIEDASHFSMFGECKPDAAKILASEQIDEPLCADGDGRSRAEIHRQLIDMTTAAFDRALKGSP; encoded by the coding sequence ATGAGCGTTTCAACGAAGTTGGCGACACTGCTTGGGACGGTCGTCCTTGCGATCGCGACGATGCAGCCCGCGCGTGCAGAAGAGGGCGTCGGCGTTCGTCAGATCACGGCGCCATCCGAACAGCGCGGCACAAACCTTGACGTAACGGTCTGGTATCCGGCGCAGCCGGGCGGCGAGTCCGTCACGCTCGGTGACAGCCCGTTGTTCGCGGGCGCCTCCGCCATGCGGGATGCGCCGATCACGGCCGGAAAATACCCGCTCATCCTGCTCTCGCATGGTGCCGGCCTCGCCGGTAATCCGCAGGCCCTGAGCTGGCTTGCAGCGCCCTTGGCCAAACACGGCTTCATCGTCGCGGCCCCCGCCCACCCGGGCAATTCGGGGCCCAACCGGTCCGCTCGTGAAACCATGAAGCTCTGGCTGCGCCCTTCCGATCTCAGCGAAACGCTGAATGCCCTGGAGGGCGCCACCGCCTTTCGGGAGCACCTCATTCCTGGCGACGTCGGCATGCTCGGCCTCTCCATGGGCGGCACGACGGCGTTCGCCATCGCCGGGGCGCGCCTCGATGAAAAGCTCCTCGCCAGCTATTGCGACACGGATCGGCTCAACGCGTCGCTGTGCGGCTGGATTCGGCAATCCGGCGTGGATCTCCACGCCATGGATCTCAAGCCCGCCGGTCGCGACAACCGGGACGAGCGCATCCGCTTCGCCATGGCGATCGACCCCGCCCCTGCAGATGTCTTCGCGTTCGAAAGCTTTGCCGACATTTCGATCCCGATGGAGATCGTCAATCTCGGTCGCCCGGAAAATATTCCCGCGACGGCGCAGGCCTCCGGCATCGCCAGGGCGATTCCGCATGCCGACTACCGGCTGATCGAGGATGCGAGCCATTTCAGCATGTTCGGCGAATGCAAGCCGGACGCCGCGAAGATCCTCGCATCCGAACAAATCGACGAACCGCTTTGCGCCGATGGCGACGGCCGATCCCGCGCCGAGATCCACCGGCAATTGATTGACATGACCACCGCCGCCTTCGATCGCGCCCTGAAGGGCAGCCCATAG
- a CDS encoding DUF1254 domain-containing protein has translation MFRSVGIGLVLASVALASGASAQAQSGKSLVTTDNFVRAETDNYLAMNAKVVGGLGKFQHSREPASIDNQTVIRMNRDTLYSFGVFDLAGGPVTLTLPDSGDRYMSMMIVDEDHYVPIVAHGKETVTLAQESFGTRYAFVAVRTLVDPNDPKDIEAVHKLQDAITVSQKDAGKLELPDWDQDSLTEIRNGLLTLAKYQPSFHGAFGTRDQVDPVQHLIGTAAGWGGLPDSEANYQSFTPAKNDGKTVYTINVPKDVPVQAFWSVSVYNEKGFFEKNDHNAYSINGITAAKNADGSVTIQFGGCDGKIANCLPIVEGWNYTARLYRPEQPILSGEWTFPAANPLD, from the coding sequence ATGTTTCGCTCGGTTGGAATCGGTCTCGTATTGGCTTCCGTTGCACTGGCGAGCGGAGCCTCCGCGCAGGCGCAAAGCGGCAAATCTCTGGTCACCACGGACAATTTCGTCCGCGCGGAGACCGACAATTACCTCGCGATGAATGCGAAGGTCGTCGGCGGGCTGGGCAAGTTCCAGCATTCCCGCGAGCCGGCTTCGATCGACAACCAGACCGTCATTCGCATGAACCGCGACACGCTCTATTCGTTCGGGGTGTTTGATCTCGCCGGCGGCCCGGTGACGCTGACCCTGCCGGACTCGGGCGACCGCTACATGTCGATGATGATCGTCGACGAGGACCACTACGTCCCGATCGTCGCTCACGGCAAGGAGACGGTCACGCTGGCGCAGGAATCGTTCGGTACCCGATATGCCTTCGTGGCGGTCCGAACCCTGGTCGACCCCAACGACCCGAAGGATATCGAGGCGGTCCACAAGCTTCAGGATGCGATCACGGTCAGCCAGAAGGACGCCGGAAAGCTCGAGCTGCCGGACTGGGATCAGGACAGCCTCACCGAAATCCGCAACGGGCTGCTCACGCTGGCAAAGTACCAGCCGTCGTTTCACGGCGCCTTCGGAACGCGGGATCAGGTCGATCCCGTCCAGCACCTGATCGGCACGGCCGCGGGCTGGGGCGGCCTTCCCGACAGCGAAGCGAACTACCAGAGCTTCACGCCCGCGAAGAACGACGGCAAGACGGTCTACACCATCAACGTGCCGAAGGACGTGCCGGTGCAGGCCTTCTGGTCGGTCAGCGTCTATAACGAAAAGGGCTTCTTCGAGAAGAACGACCACAACGCCTATTCGATCAACGGCATCACCGCGGCGAAGAATGCGGATGGTTCGGTGACGATCCAGTTCGGCGGCTGCGACGGCAAGATTGCGAACTGCCTGCCGATCGTTGAGGGCTGGAACTATACCGCGCGGCTCTACCGTCCGGAGCAGCCCATCCTCAGCGGCGAATGGACCTTCCCGGCTGCAAATCCCCTCGACTGA
- a CDS encoding Gfo/Idh/MocA family protein, with product MVKLLILGTGNMANSHATAFKAVPGVTLVAAVEIDPARRAAFGKEHGIANLFGSLEEAIAWGQFDAAANVTPDAVHYDTTMKLLAAGKHVFCEKPLATDYAHAIEMAEAAEAKGVINMVNLTYRNSPALQKARELVAAGKIGKIRHVEASYLQSWLVGKQWGDWRTESRWLWRLSEEHGSKGVLGDVGVHIVDFASFGADSDISTVESRLKTFHKAEGDQIGEYKLDANDSVIMMAEFANGALGTITATRFATGHANDLTLLLFGTEGALEVKTDGKASSLRICTGADIDTQTWKPVECPPVVTTYERFAKAVQTGVNGDPSFRRAAEIQRILDLCFDQDVARGKKIG from the coding sequence ATGGTCAAGCTTCTCATCCTCGGGACCGGCAACATGGCCAATAGCCATGCGACCGCCTTCAAGGCCGTTCCCGGCGTCACCCTCGTCGCCGCCGTCGAAATCGACCCGGCCCGCCGCGCCGCCTTCGGCAAGGAGCACGGCATCGCCAACCTGTTCGGCAGCCTCGAGGAGGCGATCGCCTGGGGCCAGTTCGACGCTGCCGCCAACGTCACGCCCGACGCCGTGCACTACGACACGACGATGAAGCTGCTCGCCGCCGGCAAGCATGTCTTCTGCGAGAAGCCGCTGGCGACCGACTATGCGCACGCCATCGAAATGGCCGAGGCCGCCGAGGCCAAGGGCGTCATCAACATGGTCAACCTGACCTACCGCAACTCGCCCGCGCTGCAGAAGGCGCGCGAGCTGGTAGCGGCGGGCAAGATCGGCAAAATCCGCCACGTCGAGGCCTCCTATCTGCAGAGCTGGCTGGTCGGCAAGCAGTGGGGCGACTGGCGCACGGAATCGCGCTGGCTCTGGCGCCTGTCGGAAGAGCACGGCTCGAAGGGCGTGCTCGGCGACGTCGGCGTCCATATCGTCGACTTCGCCTCGTTCGGCGCCGATAGCGACATCAGCACGGTCGAGAGCCGCCTGAAGACCTTCCACAAGGCCGAAGGCGACCAGATCGGCGAATACAAGCTCGACGCCAATGATTCGGTGATCATGATGGCGGAGTTCGCCAATGGCGCGCTCGGCACCATCACGGCGACCCGCTTCGCCACCGGCCACGCCAACGACCTGACGCTGCTGCTGTTCGGCACCGAGGGCGCGCTCGAGGTGAAGACCGACGGCAAGGCCTCGTCGCTCCGGATCTGCACCGGCGCCGATATCGACACCCAGACCTGGAAGCCGGTCGAGTGCCCGCCGGTCGTCACGACCTATGAGCGCTTCGCCAAGGCGGTCCAGACGGGCGTCAACGGCGATCCGAGCTTCCGCCGCGCCGCCGAGATCCAGCGCATCCTCGATCTCTGCTTCGACCAGGACGTCGCGCGCGGCAAGAAGATCGGCTGA
- a CDS encoding ThuA domain-containing protein, with the protein MTIRVVVWGENVHEQENEVVRKIYPEGMHTTIAKGLSEDPVLKVTTATLQEAEHGLTEERLAETDVLFWWGHKAHGEVSDAVVERVAKRVWEGMGLIVLHSGHFSKIFKRLMGTPCSLKWREAGELERVWVINRNHQIAQGLSDYFEIEQTEMYGEPFTVPEPQETVFVTWYEGGEVFRSGLTWQRGGGKIFYFSPGHETYPIYYNTDVKQVLKNAAKWAYNPAPAWAGIEKAPNTPADKAPNGPLTIKGETLHKRGEEGFR; encoded by the coding sequence ATGACGATCCGCGTTGTTGTCTGGGGCGAAAACGTCCACGAGCAGGAGAATGAAGTTGTCCGGAAGATCTATCCGGAAGGCATGCACACCACGATCGCCAAAGGTCTCTCGGAAGATCCCGTCCTGAAGGTAACCACTGCGACGCTGCAGGAGGCCGAGCACGGCCTGACCGAAGAGCGCCTGGCCGAGACCGACGTGCTGTTCTGGTGGGGCCACAAGGCGCATGGCGAGGTCTCCGACGCCGTGGTCGAGCGGGTCGCCAAGCGCGTCTGGGAAGGCATGGGCCTGATCGTCCTGCACTCCGGCCACTTCTCGAAGATCTTCAAGCGCCTGATGGGCACCCCCTGCTCGCTGAAGTGGCGCGAGGCCGGCGAGCTCGAACGCGTCTGGGTGATCAACCGCAACCACCAGATCGCCCAGGGTCTCTCGGACTATTTCGAGATCGAGCAGACCGAGATGTATGGCGAGCCCTTCACGGTTCCGGAGCCGCAGGAGACGGTCTTCGTCACCTGGTACGAAGGCGGCGAAGTGTTCCGCTCGGGCCTGACCTGGCAGCGCGGCGGCGGCAAGATCTTCTATTTCTCGCCCGGCCACGAGACGTATCCGATCTACTACAACACGGACGTCAAGCAGGTCCTGAAGAACGCCGCCAAGTGGGCCTACAACCCCGCCCCCGCCTGGGCCGGCATCGAGAAGGCCCCGAACACCCCCGCCGACAAGGCGCCGAACGGTCCGCTCACCATCAAGGGCGAGACCCTGCACAAGCGCGGCGAGGAAGGCTTCCGCTAG
- a CDS encoding DHA2 family efflux MFS transporter permease subunit, which yields MPSDTVLGAGIASAAPTPRAYRITALIVASALFMEQLDSTVLSTALPTMARSFGVSPLDMSVALTGYLLSLAIFIPASGWIADRFGARNVFCAAIAIFMAGSLMCAQAHNLPFLVLARMLQGLGGAMMVPVGRLVILKTVPRSDFVSAMAWVMVPALIGPVIGPMVGGFIVTYLDWRWIFYVNLPLGLIGILLASRYIDNVREDIRRPFDGLGLLLSGVSLGSLLFAFETGGRGEAPLGTTLILIAVGIVSGALYLRHARRHVAPILDLRLMRHKTFSLSVVAGSLARISAGAMPFLLPMMMQLGFGMSAVHSGLVTFISAAGAMAMKASATPILRRFGFRNTLIWNSVVASCFLASYAMFRPDWPLLAIYAVLLIGGFSQSLQFTAYNTIAYAEVEREEMSAATSFYTTIQQMMLSLGICVSATVLHVSVALSGNGAPTMPDFSAAFLTVTSISLLAAFVCARLPLNAGDDLAGRQDLPKADH from the coding sequence ATGCCAAGTGATACCGTCCTCGGTGCAGGCATTGCCTCCGCCGCCCCCACCCCACGCGCCTACCGCATCACCGCCCTCATCGTCGCAAGCGCCCTGTTCATGGAACAGCTCGATTCGACGGTGCTGTCGACCGCGCTGCCGACCATGGCGCGAAGTTTCGGCGTCTCGCCGCTCGACATGAGCGTCGCCCTGACGGGCTACCTGCTCAGCCTGGCGATCTTCATCCCGGCGAGCGGCTGGATCGCCGACCGCTTCGGCGCGCGCAACGTGTTCTGCGCGGCGATCGCCATCTTCATGGCGGGCTCGCTGATGTGCGCGCAGGCGCACAACCTGCCCTTCCTCGTGCTCGCGCGCATGCTGCAGGGGCTCGGCGGCGCCATGATGGTGCCGGTCGGCCGACTGGTCATCCTGAAGACCGTGCCGCGCTCCGATTTCGTCTCGGCCATGGCCTGGGTGATGGTCCCTGCCCTGATCGGCCCGGTGATCGGCCCGATGGTGGGCGGCTTCATCGTCACCTATCTCGACTGGCGCTGGATCTTCTACGTGAACCTGCCGCTCGGCCTGATCGGCATCCTGCTGGCGAGCCGCTACATCGACAATGTCCGCGAGGATATTCGCCGTCCGTTCGACGGGCTGGGCCTGCTTCTCTCCGGCGTCTCGCTCGGCTCGCTGCTGTTCGCCTTCGAGACCGGCGGGCGCGGCGAGGCGCCGCTCGGCACCACGTTGATCCTCATCGCCGTCGGCATCGTTTCCGGCGCGCTCTACCTCCGGCATGCCCGCCGCCACGTCGCCCCGATCCTCGATCTCCGGCTGATGCGGCACAAGACCTTCAGCCTCTCGGTCGTCGCCGGAAGCCTGGCGCGAATCTCGGCCGGCGCGATGCCCTTCCTGCTGCCGATGATGATGCAGCTCGGCTTCGGCATGTCGGCCGTGCACAGCGGCCTCGTGACCTTCATCTCCGCCGCCGGCGCCATGGCGATGAAGGCCTCGGCGACGCCGATCCTGCGCCGCTTCGGCTTCCGCAACACGCTGATCTGGAACAGCGTCGTCGCGAGCTGCTTCCTGGCGAGCTACGCGATGTTCCGGCCCGACTGGCCGCTGCTCGCCATCTATGCGGTGCTTTTGATCGGCGGCTTCTCGCAGTCGCTGCAGTTCACCGCCTACAACACGATCGCCTATGCCGAGGTCGAGCGCGAGGAAATGAGCGCCGCCACCAGCTTCTACACGACGATCCAGCAGATGATGCTGTCGCTGGGCATCTGCGTGTCGGCGACGGTCCTGCATGTCTCCGTCGCCCTCTCCGGCAACGGCGCGCCGACCATGCCGGACTTCTCGGCCGCCTTCCTGACGGTGACGAGCATCTCGCTGCTCGCGGCCTTCGTCTGCGCCCGCCTGCCGCTGAACGCCGGCGACGATCTCGCCGGCCGGCAGGACCTGCCGAAGGCCGACCACTAG
- a CDS encoding cold-shock protein: MADTGTVKFFDSQRGFGFIAPDAGGPDVFVHVTALEAAGMRSLNEGQKVSFDVVSDRGKTKASNLAAV; encoded by the coding sequence ATGGCCGATACTGGCACCGTTAAGTTCTTCGATTCGCAGCGCGGCTTCGGCTTCATTGCGCCTGACGCCGGTGGTCCCGACGTCTTCGTGCATGTCACCGCTCTTGAAGCAGCCGGCATGCGTTCGCTCAACGAAGGTCAGAAGGTTTCCTTCGACGTCGTCAGCGATCGCGGCAAGACCAAGGCCTCGAATCTCGCGGCCGTCTGA
- a CDS encoding cupredoxin family copper-binding protein — protein sequence MCAWIRQSSSVPVARRAGRRFSAPRQLLVAGLLALPLWLIAASSASAAGAAATIQIENFTFTPAELSVEPGTTVTWVNHDDIPHLVAATDKGFRSPPLDTDDHFSFTFTKPGKFDYFCALHPRMTGTVVVTKPK from the coding sequence ATGTGCGCATGGATTCGCCAATCCTCGTCGGTCCCGGTCGCGCGCCGCGCCGGGCGCCGGTTCTCCGCGCCCCGGCAGCTGCTCGTCGCGGGACTGCTCGCGCTGCCGCTATGGCTGATCGCCGCGTCGAGCGCCTCCGCCGCCGGTGCGGCGGCGACGATCCAGATCGAGAACTTCACCTTCACGCCGGCTGAGCTGTCGGTCGAACCCGGCACGACGGTGACCTGGGTCAACCATGACGACATCCCGCATCTGGTCGCCGCCACCGACAAGGGCTTCCGGTCGCCGCCGCTCGATACCGACGACCATTTCTCCTTCACCTTCACCAAGCCGGGAAAGTTCGACTATTTCTGCGCGCTGCATCCGCGCATGACGGGAACGGTCGTCGTGACCAAGCCCAAATAG
- a CDS encoding metallophosphoesterase: MNWAGTGILWGLAGGLPLGIGLDKALAAEATAPQPFTFLQISDSHVGFDKPANPNALATLQEAIDRIKALPVKPAFMIHTGDISHLSKASEFDDADKLIAETGLRVFYVPGEHDLLDEGQGKAYLDRYGKGSKGTGWYSFDQEGVHFVGLVNVAGLAAGGLGKLGPDQLAWLKNDLGAVSASTPVVVFAHIPLWSIYPEWGWGTDDGAEALSNLKRFGSVTILNGHIHQVMQKVEGNVTFHTARSTAFPQPAPGKAPAPGPMKVPAGDLRKYLGVATVDFVRGSQPLAIVDRPLAG; this comes from the coding sequence ATGAACTGGGCAGGAACCGGAATTCTCTGGGGCCTGGCCGGGGGGCTGCCGCTCGGGATCGGCCTCGACAAGGCCCTGGCGGCCGAGGCGACGGCGCCGCAGCCCTTCACCTTCCTGCAGATCAGCGACAGCCATGTCGGCTTCGACAAGCCCGCCAATCCGAACGCCCTGGCGACGCTGCAGGAGGCGATCGACCGGATCAAGGCGCTGCCCGTCAAGCCGGCCTTCATGATCCATACCGGCGACATCAGCCACCTCTCCAAGGCGTCGGAATTCGACGATGCAGACAAGCTGATCGCCGAGACCGGACTGCGCGTCTTCTACGTGCCGGGCGAACACGACCTCCTCGACGAGGGCCAGGGCAAGGCCTATCTCGATCGCTACGGCAAGGGGTCGAAGGGCACCGGCTGGTACAGCTTCGATCAGGAAGGGGTGCACTTCGTCGGCCTCGTCAACGTCGCGGGCCTCGCCGCCGGCGGCCTCGGCAAGCTCGGCCCCGACCAGCTCGCCTGGCTGAAAAACGACCTCGGCGCCGTGTCCGCCTCGACGCCCGTCGTCGTCTTCGCCCATATCCCGCTCTGGAGCATCTATCCGGAATGGGGCTGGGGCACCGACGATGGCGCGGAAGCGCTCTCCAACCTGAAGCGCTTCGGCTCGGTGACCATCCTGAACGGCCACATTCACCAGGTGATGCAGAAGGTCGAGGGCAACGTCACCTTCCACACGGCGCGCTCGACGGCCTTCCCGCAGCCGGCTCCCGGCAAGGCGCCTGCGCCGGGCCCGATGAAAGTGCCGGCCGGCGACCTCCGGAAATATCTCGGCGTCGCGACGGTCGATTTCGTCCGCGGCTCGCAGCCGCTGGCGATCGTCGACCGCCCGCTCGCCGGCTGA